The Syngnathus scovelli strain Florida chromosome 21, RoL_Ssco_1.2, whole genome shotgun sequence DNA segment CCCAGCGGACCaaacaaacaggaaaaaaaaaaaggtaaattcCAGAGGAGAATTGGCCTCAGGTCAGAAAAATCTGACTGACCAGAGGCGTCAAATTAATTGAGATGCCGTTCATCCCTTCCAGCCTGATGAGGGAGGGCAGTGGTCATTTTTGGGACATTGCTGCTTGATGCTCATGCAAAGTTGTCAACTTTGGGATGGCCAAGAGCCAACGCAATGGCGCGTCTCTAAAGTCAAAGCGGACTGCAACAATGCAGGTTCCCGCCCCCACTGCAGAGGACATCAAGCACTAACGGCAGCGCTAACGGCAGCGCTAACGGCAGCGCTAACAGCAGCGCTAACAGCAGCGCTAACAGCAGCGCAAACAGCAGCGCTAACAGCAGCACTAACGGCAGTGCTCAGCGCTAACATCAGCGCAAATGGGTGCGCAAACAGCAGCGCCAGCTGATTGGCTGCGCAGTTTCCATGACTCCCATTAAAAGGAACAGGTGAACACTGGGGGGGGTGAACTCCCTGAGCAGCATTATATGAAAATAAAATCCAGAAAGATGCTGCAAATGCCACATCACCGTGGAGTCGCATTCCATCATTTCTTTGCACTCTTAGTTGCCGTGCATTTTGACATCGCAATTGGCCACGATTCACCATTCTGTCGGAAAGCCAAAGACACCACTTgcatgagtgcgtgcgtgcacgtttGCCTTCTGAACCGGCACCTTTGGGAGCGCGACAAAATTACTCACATCAATCAAAGGTGGCAGCGGTGGCAGCATTAGTGCCTGCCAAGGTGTTGCACCAAGCCGCGCCAACGCCATTTGGAGCCGCCTTTTCCACTTCCGCAAGTCAACAGCGGTGGCAAATTCAAATGTTGGAGCGCCGGCCGTCAAAACAGTATGCGGCCTTTTCGGGTCGTGCTGATCAAGATCCCGTCTCGCGGTCGTTGATTCATCACTCGGCTCCGGGCGGGGCGGAAAGGCAAAGCGGTAGCCGACGCAATAAaaggagcaaagcggcggcactGTACTTAGTGTTGCAGCCATCGCCATGGTAACAAGTAGCCAGAGGCTAGAGAGGACTTAAAGGACCAAGGTTGCCAATGCGGCAACTGTCAAGCGGCCAAAGGAAAAGAAACAAAGCTGTACTGCAAAAACTCATGGACACTTGAGGGACGCTTCATTAGGGACACCAAGAGTCCAATCATTCAGTCCGGAGGCCGCAACTTACTTTTTTCTGGGGTCGAATCTACTCGGCGTTCCCAGACTCTGCGGAAGGCACACAAGAGAGAAAGACGGCTTCAGAAGCACGTTCACAGTTGCTGGTTTTGATAAATTTTATAAAAATTTTGCATCGGCCAAAGCGGACGATGCCAGCCATACAGGTCAAACGGCGGTCCATGTCACAAAGGTGAGGAGGAGCCGAAGCTTTGGGGGATTTTCCAGGCGGCCTGTGtacgcgtgcgtgcatgtgtgcttgGGAGCCCCGTGTCAGCGCGCTACCTGCGTTGCCGGGAAATGCATGACACGCCGCGACGGCAGCTTGCGTTGCTAACCGGGTTGCCTTCCAAAATGTGCGCTCAAGTGAAAACCATGTCAAGTGCAGGCCACGCTCAAAAACAAAGCTACAAAGTGTCATTTTTGATTTTGAAGCTCTGTTAGCTCTTACATCATGACACACGCCGAAGATGCTCTTTTGGGCAATTCCACACAGTTTATCTTCAAGCGCTGGTGGGTGGTACGACGGCTGCAATTACGGCCTTGCTAATTGCAGCTTGTAGTGTTTGGCAGCATGGTAGGCGCACCACATCCACAACATGCTTTGCTTTCCATTGTCAAAAATGTGACGCagccaaagaaaagaaaaagaccgCACTCGCCAGACGAGACCACGCGGCTCATTTCATCCCCATTTTCGGAAGGTACGACAAAGCTAACGTGCCTTTGGTTGCCTGGCAATGGCCGCCAAACACCCCAACGGCCTTTTGGCCCCTAGTGAACACGAGACTTGAGCCTCCCGTTTGGCCAACGGGCCACTCTGCCTGGTTGGTGCTTCCAAATCTAACACGAGGCCTCTGTGCGCTCAGCCGGTGACTCACGTGGATGTTGCGCAGCAGCTTCAGGTGTCGTCGCTCGGTGCCGGCCGGCCGCAGCAGTCGCTCGTCCGCCGACAGCGTTTTCCTGACGGCCGCCCGCTCAGCAGTCCCACCCCGGGCCACGCGCCGGCCCCTTACCGCTTGGGCCGGgccgtcctcctcctcttcatcaggctcggatgacagcagggaacctGGACAGGGGAAACCAGAGATGGTCGGTGTCACTCGACACGCTCCGAATGAAATGAAACTGATCTTGTTCGACTTGACAACAACTGCTGGGCTCGGGAATTCATTCCAAATCAATCGTGGCCCTGCGCAGAAAGGTTGGAGCAACCTATAAGAAACGAGTTGGACATTTTACCTTCAATTGCTGATTTCCACTCTGAAGCTCAAACGCTCACCAGATCTGTCAGATTTCAATGGGAGGTTTGTCTCTCTCTGCTGGACAGATGAGTTACCAAAAAACCCACCAGCACAACCATTCTTTAGGGAATAGGTTTTAAGCTGAacttaatgtattatttttccaagaaaaaaatgtaaacaacaaaacaagtttttttgggggggagggggtgcgCAATGGCTAAATTAAGGCCGCAAATCTCACAGACTTCTCAAATGTAATTGCCGGATGCAGACCCAATTGGCCCGCAGACGATGGGCCGCACTTTGTCCACTCCTGACCAGACCGGAAAAGAGATTCTTGGCACAAGTTTTACCAAAGATGCACAACAGGAAACTCATTAACGTTCCGACGACGGGTGGTGCTGACGAGCGCCGTGAGCGATACAGGAAGTCTCTGAGCGTGCATGTTTGGACTCAACATTCTTCACTTGTCCACACATCCGCTTTGACCTTCAGCCCCATTGAGACGCTaacacgaccccccccccccccccccccccccctccttcccatCCCACAAGACGGGCATTTGGATAAGCAAACCGAGACGGTTCCTCACTGAAAGATGAAGAATCAGGATTCAACAACTAGCATGCTGTTTTGACCCACCTGCGGACTTCCAGCGAAGACCTCCGGGACCGGCGGCCAGACGGCGGCGCTTCCCGATGctgacggcggcggcggacgtGGACGAGAGGACAGGCGGCGACATCGGGTAGGGTGTCTCTTGGCCCGTGGCGGCGGCCCTCTCAGCCGTCCTGCTGTAAAGTCAGTCAGTTGCTTCATTGCGCTGTATGTTGTTGACATCCGACACGGAGTTGTGTCCAATATTACGTCCGTTATTATGTCGATGATGCTCTGTCGTAATCTGTCGATTGGGACTGTGAAGGGGATCAAAGTTTGGGAGCGCATCTTAGTCCTGAGGCGTTCGTGCCTCAATGTCAACTCTTCACGTCAGCGAGCATTTGGGGgagtcccatttttttttctttggctgaATTCTGAGCCCAAACTGGAGATAAAATGCCACGAAGGACGGAAACTCCAGCCGTGTTTTTTTTGCGGGTCAGACCGCCATTTGGATGCTGCCTCAAAATATTGGCTGGTCGAGCGGTTGCAAAAAAAAGCGTCACGCCTTCCTACCTGGCGTCCAACACCGAGTAGCTGCGACTTCGCCACGAGCGCCGCTCACAACTGCCCTTTTGTTTCCTGCGCAGGACAAAGTTCAGCAGCTCGCTCCAAGTCAACATGACAGACGGCGCTGTTATCAAGTGGGAAGGCGGAACCAACTGCATGGGAAACGAGACCTTGGGAAGATGGTGGCGGCAATGGCGGCGCTTATCAAGCCATCAGCTCTTTGTGGCAGCCTGAAAAGAAAAGGCAACCAGAGCAGGCGCCATCGCCACCGCCTGGATCCCGCTAAATATATTCACGTAGGTCAACGGGTCAAGAACACCCCGCGGGCTCAAACTAACAACTAATAGAAATGTTTCAAGTTGGCCGGGCCGGACCGAGGAACGGAGCGGCGTCATAACATGTCAGTCGTGTGACCCAGTCTGCCAGATTTCAATTCacctttgatctttttttttttttttttttttacctgtgagCAGACGAGGGCGAAGGGGCCCGGGCGGAATCCAAGAGTCTGGGCAGCAGCAGCGAGGAGGGCATGCACAGCCACGTCTCCAGGTCCGACAGCTTGGAGCAGCTCAGCATCTCCAGAACGCTGCTCGACAGACGACAAGTTTGGTCGAGCCACGCCACGGAAAGCGCCCGCAACGCCAACGTACCTCTCCTCTCCCGCCGCCTGGACGTCGTCGTCATCTTTGTCGTCAGCCGCTCGGAAGACGAAGGACATGCGGGAGTCTCGCAAGGACGACAGCGGGCGGGGACTCTCAGAATCCACCGACATCTTGGCCCATATCTGCATGCACAAGAAGAGCAGCGGGGAGCCGGCGCTGGGTCGATCGCTTCTTAGCATGACAAGTGATTGACGCTTCAGGAAGAAACTAATTTGATCAATATATGACGTCATATGTGattggtactttttgccccgcggttggctggcaaccagttcctcACCTGCCCCTAAGACTGCTGGACTAAGCTCCAGTACGCCCGAGAACCTCGagagaagtgcttcgaaagatgaatgaaaaaaaatcagcacaaaaaaaaaacgtctttgTATCTCCGATTCAAAACATGTGTTGACGAGCGGCGTTAAGGACACGTGCGGTGCGGCATGAGACGTCCCACGTGGAATGACGTGTACCGGTGTGCAGTGACGAACTTGGCAAGACTGACGGTCAAGACAAGCTGACTTTGGCGGTTTTTTCTTGGTGTTGTTTCAGCGTCGCCGCTCAACTTGGCGTGCAGTTGCCACTCGCGCACTTTCGTCAACCGTAAACTGGCGTGTGACGTCAGGACACCAAACGACGTACGAGGAGCCAGTCAGGGCTCCAAGACAAACTTTCAAAACTTCGAAACGTCTTGCGACATAAATCCTGTCGAACGTTTCTGAGAAATTTGGAGCGAGCTAGCGGTTCGAAGCCGGGCGGTTCGGCTTGGAAagagctgccgctgctgcttgtATCGTTCCTTACCGTCCTGCAGCGGCGTCCTTTAGTCGGCGTCCTCGATGCGGCTTGCCTGCCTGCTCTTCCCAGAGCGCCAACATCTGCTCCGGCTGCGCTGTGGACTGCTAACGTGTCTTTTGTCCTGCCTGCTCCGAGTAAAACATCCCCAAAATTACGGAGCAGGCTCACATTTCATTGCGGTATCTCCACCGCACGAAGGCTTGCCTGGCCCAGTGCGTCCCAGTTGGGCCAACAACATCTGGGGGCCCGGCCCGCGATGATCCCGCCCACACGGCGGCCAAGCCAAGCGCCTTCTTCGGGCTCTTGGCCAGCCGCGGAAACCGCCGCCGAACACAAGTCAAACGGCCCAAAGTGGCTCCTTGTGTCGCACGCTTGCTGCAAGAGTTCAAGTCCAAGTGAGCTGGAGCATTGGAGGGGGGGCGACAAAAATTCACTTGCGAGGGAGGATTCAAGGAGGGGAAAGACGGGTGCACTTGGAGGTGCAAGGACACTTGGCGGAGAGCTCGGGAAAAGtggcatggaaaaaaaatgagcaaagtaaaaaaagaaatgagaggAGGGAAGGGAGACGAGAAGATTCTCGTTCCCAATTGCTTTGAAGCTGAAATGAGGAGTGGGCGGGGGAAACCGGCTTCAGCCCAACAGATCAAATCTGACAGGAAAGACGCGCGCGTGCGCAAATATCTTCATGTCTAGTCATTACTGCTCCCATTCAATTTCTTTAATTCTTATTCGTGCGTCCCCGCTGTGCTGCCATTCAGATTCCCGATTATTGTTTGAGCACGCAATCACGACGAGGCCCCTCCCCAAGTGCATAGGTGGGCGTCAAGTCCAAATGTAGGATTGCGCACCTTGATTGTAGTACCGCCACTGGCCATGCAGGCAGCACTGagcaaagagcaaaaacaaacaaacatggaaACTGGTTCTTCCCACACAGCAGAGTAGCAGCAGCTGTTCGAAGTTGTATGCTCATTTTATTGGCCCAAACCTGAgaggtataaaaataaaaaataaaagtgggTCTTGGGCTTGCTGCATGGCTGCatgccatgtcctctcgtccgaGTCCACCGTGCGGGCCGTGACGTCACAAAGCCTGTCCGACTCGTGGATGCCAAGTCTTTGGGTGCCGTCAAGTCCTTTGTTACGGTCCACTTTATTCCTTGCTGCGTGGGGGCCGCCGGTCTATATAGAAATCAGAGCTGCGTGCGTCCGTGCGTGGTCTCTCCTTCCTTGCATGCTCTCGACCATCTCTTGAGCTCAGGTCGTCCATCTTAAGCACCCCAGAGttagttgtttatttatttgaggaTGTTCGTGGTGGTACAAAGCCGGCAGCTGTCCGAGAACGATCGCAGACTTTTGGCGATGCAGGCCCTGTGCAGGACCCCCGACCAGGTGGCCTCCTTCCTCCCGGTGCTGGTGGAGTCCCCGCCGTTGCTGCCTCCTCTTCCgccacctgctgctgctgctcgtgGGCCGGCCTCGCTTCCTCCTCCCTCCGTCGCCGCCTCCTCTTCCACGCGCAGGCCCGCCGCCCGCTGGAGCGCCAAACCGCGCACTGGCCCACAGATTCAGTAAACGCAACAAAAACATCATCATGATGAGAATGCtttgtgcatgcgtgcgcgcgCACGAAGCCGTTTAAGGCCAAAATAGTGGACGGAATTGTCCGTGCGCGTTAGAGTAAAACGATTGGAGAGGCCAACTCTTTATTGAAACAACACTTGGTCAACAACTTGAGGGCAAAGGAAACTAGTAGGATATGAAGTGCTTGACTTGAACTCAAGTTTTGCGCAGGAACGTGACGTCATCGGTGAAGCTGGGCTGCGATCTGGATCTGGAGTTCATCGCTCGGAACTCGTGGAACGTGCAGCACCTCTCAACGGTAGCACAAAGATTAGcaggattttttgtttttcgtaaCAAGCTTCCACAGGTGGCCAAAAACCTGACGTTTCACAAGAAAGGTCAATGTCAAATGTCAATCTCCAAAGGCTAACTGGGCTAATGAGAACTTGCGCCCAGCAACCGTGTTGACTTTTGACGACGTTTCGCTGGCTTGTCATTGAGCTTCGGCTTCCTGCTGTGCGGCAGGTCTTCAAGTCGCTCGTCATGAAGATCCGCAAGCCGCAGACCACGGCCAGGATCTTCCAGTCGGGAATCCTTTTCTGCACAGGAGCCAAGAGGTCCGTGCGGGCCGGCGTGcatgtccgtctgtctgtccgttgGCGATGGGTCGAATCAGGGCCTtttgttgacttgcagcgaggacGAATCTCGGGTGGCTGCCAGGAAGTTTGCCTTCAAAATCCTGAAACTGGGCTACCCGGTACGCTTCCTGGACTTCAaggtgctcaacatcggcggcacATGCAAAACCTTCCCCATCAATCTGGAGGATCTCTTCTCGGCCAACCAGGATCACTGCAGGTCAGCTCGAAGCCTCCTCACCGCACCATCAAACAGCAGTcgactagcttaatgctaacacgtaATGGGTCTGCTAATGAAAGGGAGCATTTGGGCAGCTTTTGGTGTTGCTTCGGTGCTTACGTGCTCCGTTTGGATTGTTTCTTTGTGTTTGCTCAGTTACGAACCGGAGCTGTTTCCCGCTCTGCAGTACAACTTCCGGCCCGGCATGACGGCGTCCATCTTTTCCTCCGGCTCCGTCTCACTGGTCGGTAAGTCAATCGGGTCACAGCGAAGAGCTTTGAGTGTCATCGAGAGCTGAAAACTCGTGATGGCTATGAGCTCAAAAGCGGGCCAGGAGAAACGCTACCTAGCGCTTTACGAGAATAGCAAATGTGGCTGGCCCGGCCGACCCGAGCGCTCACCACATTTCCCGTTTCACGCGGCAGGGGCTAAAACGGAGGACGAATTCTACCGAGCCTTCGGAACCCTGGACGCCATCCTGAAAAACTTCCGGAGGACATGAATAAACCACCCCTCCCACTTGCGACAGTCGCCTGCGTTCTTAGTGTTAACGTACCATTAGCCGTGGCACCGTCGCTTATGCCTCCCCTGAAATAAAAGCATATAATATATCCACAGCATTACATCATATATCATGATGCCACTTAACTGAACATCTGTTGTCACACCGACGCTCAAACCGGAGCAATCTTTGATTGAGCAAAGTGTTGCTTTGCtgctaatttattttttagctcGAATGATCAACAATTACAAGTTGCATTGTGATTGTTGATGTGCGCCTGCTGTCTTTTTGTTGAGATGTAATTGTTGTTAAGATGTAATAAAgtgcaaaaagtaaaaaaaaaaaattaaaaaaaggaagtgtATTTTGTACTACCGCCACTAGATAGCGCCAGAGTTTAGCAAATCAACTTTGGATACTTCAACCTCAAGGAGTCTAAAAAAGGTGTCCTTTTTACAACTACCACTAGATAGGGCTAGAGACCAACGATGCGGTCCGGAAAGGAAAGCTGCACACTTGCCCCAGGCGGCCAAGAGGTGCACACAATTCGTAGCGGCAAAATTGCcatcaaagtcaagtcaaagcggaaaatatggtattgTTTTTCTTAtaataaaacaattgaatttgtttttggcTTCATTGACTCATTCCAAACTGCCACTTCATGATTTTACATGGCCATTTGATGGAACTCTTTTGGTTCAGTACATAAATCCAGCTTTAGATGAGGTGACCCCTGTACTCACCCCGGATCAAAAGGCCTGCCCACCCATTCCTCTCCAccttctcctgctgctgcacaaGTAAATCCTGTTGAGGATTTAAACATGAAAAGGGGGCTTGGGGtgtggaggggtgggggggcaggccAGATGTTCCCAGTTGGATGGCGAACACGGAAATGAGGAGCGGCTTCTGTTGTCTCTTTAACCCCTTCCACAACAGCTTTCAGAGCGCCGACCACATGGTCAAGGACATGTGACCCGCCTCAGCTGCAGACCACTTTTCCCGCAAAGTGTCCTTGGTGCACCCAGATTCAATTGCGGACATTATCTTCTCAAGTGTAagcaaataaacacattttctgTTACAAGTTTCAGTCACGAGTAAGCCTTGTGATCGTTTGCACCGGCAAGGTGAAGGCAGGAGAGAGTTAAAAGTTGCTGCTCTACATGTGGAGGAGGCGGcatgggagggggaggaggaggaggaggaggaggaggagggtgagcCGTTTTCCATCGCTCGTGCTCTTCACTCTGACTTTGGGGAAGTGGCGAGCAAGCGTGGAAACAGCGAGATGAAGAAGGCCACGCAGTGGTGAGTTGCCACTTTGTTCTTCCGGGCTCAGCTTTGGGAAAGCGGCTAAAACATCTTTTGAGCACCGCAGAACGTCACAAAAGTGTGAAGGGATGATCATGCCTGATGCCACCTAGTGGACGAGGGCTTGATTGTCCCGCTTGTCACAATACGTCAGTGTCTTAGATAGACGAGTTTGCTCTCTCACCGTGGTTGCAATTGCCGCCGTTGCAGCCGCTCCGTCATCGGCCGATGAAGATGTCCCAACTCTTCCTGGCAGAAGACGGCAACCTGGCCACTTTCTCCTACGAGAAGCTGAGCTCGGGTGCAGCCCCACGGGTGAATGAGGCGCAGCTCCTGAGCGCGGCCACCGGGGGCGCCGCGGTATCCTGCCACCGCTGTGCGGCGCCTTTCGGCGCGGTGGCGCTGATCGCCGGCGCGGCGGTGACGGCCGTGGCCTACGCCTTCAACTCACACGGCTCCATCATCTCCATCGTGGGGCTGGCGCTGCTGGGGTCCGGACTGGGCTCGCTGGGGGCCGGAGTCGCCTGCCGGAGGCTCGGGATGCGCGGCAAGGGGGACCGCGGTAGAAGGGAGAGCCAGGCCGACCTCGTGATTGGGCAGTGAGACTAAAGCGCCCGCCAGATGCTGGGCAACTTGAAATCCTCCGGCAGTTGATGGCGGTGCACGTGCTCCTCAAGGGCCCTTCCTCGACCCAACACCTTTACGAAGGACTCGGATCGTCTGCAAATAGAATGGCCTGCTCATTCTCTCGTAGGTACATCAGAACTATTGCTTTAATGTcgccccgtgtgtgtgtgtgtgttctggtcTTTTGGAGACAAACTTGATCTTTGGCCaccatatttttttatgtaaacacgCACAAATGCCAGCCAAATACTAAGCTTTCCTGCCGGtggtttattattattcataataataaaaatactggagtgtatttttatttttcgcgCCTTATTTATTCCTGCGCCCTGATGCACACCTGGATGCTTTTCTGTGAATAAAGTAACCAGAAGTTGGTGTTCCGTTTATGTTCATGATCTGGGTGCGGCACGCTCAATTCTTGCAAGCTGCTGACTCGATCGCGGCACcagagcggccccgcgatcaagTCGAGGATTGCTCTACTTTTGGGTCGCGTCGAAGGGGATATCCCATCTGTGCCCTCCCTTCCTGAGGTGTCTAATCACCCCCCAGACTCCCGGGCGGAAAAGGCCTGGCACGCAAGGAGACTAGATGAAAAGgacagaggaagaggaagacgtCCACGCCCGCCACCTCAACTTTGACCTTCGCAGGAGGGCGGCTCGGCCCCCAAAGCGGTGCCGAAAACAAGCAGGCGGCCTTGCTCAGCCACTTGATTGACAACTTCTGTATTTTCTGCCTTTGAGTTCTAAAAGTCAGGTCCGACCCTGGCAGGAGCCCTGAATGGTAACGAGACAGGAAGTTCACATTGTGtttgagaagaatggtgcccccCTTTTGGGGATGGCGACTGAGCATGAGGGACGTCACACTGACCAATGGCCAGGCCAGGATCAGCAACGGAAAAAGCCAGAAAGAGCATCTATGttgttctttttgttgttgtccagGCTTGCGTTTGTTGGCTTTGGTGCTTCCTGTATCTTTATCGCAACGTGACGGCCAATGGAAATGGCTAAATCCTAGGGCCCGACTCGCCATAGGAAGAATTTGCGGCGGGCGTTGTCGGGCGGCCTGGCAGTGGGCCACCGAGCGCAGCTTAAGTTATTAAAAGTGAGCAGCTTTCACCATTGGTTGCTGACATGGAAGCTGGGATTAATTCCCATCCAGGGCGGGCAGCCACCGTGCCTCTCATTTGATGTGTGGCCACCCCACCGGACACATCACCTCGCCTTGCCCTACCCAGCCCTGCCCTGCCCGGGACCCTCGGGTCACGCTATGAAGCGTCAGCATGGGTTTCATGGAATTCTACCTGGAAATTGACCCGGTCACGCTCAACCTGATCATCCTGGTGGCCAGCTATGTCATCCTGCTACTGGTTTTTCTCATCTCCTGCATCCTATACGACTGCCGGGGGAAGGATCCTACGAAGGAGTACGCCCCCGATAATGCCCCGCCGGCCCCAGGCCAGTCGCCCATCCGCCTGGTGGTCATGCAGAACTCGCCCGCCTCCGCCCGCTACGAGCCCGAGGCGCCCACGCCCGACCTGAGCCGAGATCGCGAGAAGAGGAGCACCCTGGTGTGAGGGATCGGAGGGCGGCGGCGAGGATGTCCGAAGCGGGCTACTTCAGCACCGCGGTCAGAGCCAAATAGGAACGCGACAGCGATGGATGGCCAACGGGGCCAAAATGCTGCCCCGTGTGGATGGACCCATGCGGACAAAAAGCTGGCAGCGACCTTTGACTTGTTTAAGGACAATTTGCAGCAATGGGGGGGGGCGTTTTTTGGCAATCGTAACGCCCTCAAAAACCTCTTTGCAGCAATTTGCATCCCGAGAGTAGGAGCCATATGCCAGAGCGTCACGTCCACCAAGGCGATAACATCATGTTTTATCAGATTCATTCTCATGCGGAAAACATAAAAAGGTGGATAAAAAGGACACGGGGAGGCTAAAAGGGAcaaaaaagatgaaaatgagGAAATTATTTTTGCGCAACGACAGGAGGGACTGCGTGTCGCCAAATCCTCTTACGTAAAGCGGCCCAGTGTGGCCTGCCAATCATCCATCAGAGCAATTGCACAATTATCGTCCATGTCTGTGGATtattgtctgcctgcctgccggagGCAGCgtattaaaaatgtgtttgtgcttTTTTGTCCGTCCACCCGGT contains these protein-coding regions:
- the smim36 gene encoding small integral membrane protein 36, with protein sequence MGFMEFYLEIDPVTLNLIILVASYVILLLVFLISCILYDCRGKDPTKEYAPDNAPPAPGQSPIRLVVMQNSPASARYEPEAPTPDLSRDREKRSTLV
- the LOC125991124 gene encoding uncharacterized protein is translated as MFVVVQSRQLSENDRRLLAMQALCRTPDQVASFLPVLVESPPLLPPLPPPAAAARGPASLPPPSVAASSSTRRPAARWSAKPRTGPQIQNVTSSVKLGCDLDLEFIARNSWNVQHLSTVFKSLVMKIRKPQTTARIFQSGILFCTGAKSEDESRVAARKFAFKILKLGYPVRFLDFKVLNIGGTCKTFPINLEDLFSANQDHCSYEPELFPALQYNFRPGMTASIFSSGSVSLVGAKTEDEFYRAFGTLDAILKNFRRT
- the LOC125991134 gene encoding transmembrane protein 100, with the protein product MKMSQLFLAEDGNLATFSYEKLSSGAAPRVNEAQLLSAATGGAAVSCHRCAAPFGAVALIAGAAVTAVAYAFNSHGSIISIVGLALLGSGLGSLGAGVACRRLGMRGKGDRGRRESQADLVIGQ